A genomic region of Stenotrophomonas sp. NA06056 contains the following coding sequences:
- the ppk2 gene encoding polyphosphate kinase 2, giving the protein MAKLKRKEYDELLQPLQLELAAMARWVQHSGQRLLVLFEGRDTAGKGGAIQAISEHLNPRQCRVVALPKPTDREATQWYFQRYATHLPAAGEIVLMDRSWYNRAGVERVMGYCSETEYQQFLRQAPVFEQLLVDDGILLFKYWLCVDQEQQEKRFAERHVDPLKGWKLSPVDLKSRSKYSAYTEAREAMLRATHRDGAPWTLVDFNDQRLGRLTLARNLLDRLPDTRVDAPLPELPKLKGKLHREHYDVLKPIEDFPVEG; this is encoded by the coding sequence ATGGCCAAGCTCAAGCGCAAGGAATACGACGAACTGCTGCAGCCACTGCAGCTGGAACTGGCGGCGATGGCGCGCTGGGTGCAGCACAGCGGACAACGCCTGCTGGTACTGTTCGAAGGACGCGACACCGCCGGCAAGGGCGGCGCCATCCAGGCCATCAGCGAGCACCTCAACCCGCGCCAATGCAGGGTGGTGGCGCTGCCCAAACCCACCGACCGCGAAGCCACGCAGTGGTATTTCCAGCGCTACGCCACCCATCTGCCGGCCGCTGGCGAAATCGTGCTGATGGACCGCAGCTGGTACAACCGCGCTGGCGTGGAACGGGTGATGGGCTATTGCAGCGAGACCGAATACCAGCAGTTCCTGCGCCAGGCACCGGTATTCGAACAGCTGCTGGTGGATGACGGCATCCTGCTGTTCAAGTACTGGTTGTGCGTGGACCAGGAGCAGCAGGAGAAGCGCTTTGCCGAACGCCACGTCGATCCGCTGAAGGGCTGGAAGCTGTCGCCGGTGGACCTGAAGTCGCGCAGCAAGTACAGCGCGTACACCGAAGCGCGCGAGGCGATGCTGCGCGCCACCCATCGCGACGGTGCGCCGTGGACGCTGGTGGATTTCAACGACCAGCGGCTGGGTCGCCTGACCCTCGCCCGCAACCTGCTGGACCGGCTGCCGGACACGCGGGTGGATGCACCGTTGCCGGAGCTGCCGAAGCTGAAGGGCAAGCTGCATCGCGAGCACTACGACGTGCTGAAGCCGATCGAGGATTTTCCGGTCGAGGGTTAG
- the wrbA gene encoding NAD(P)H:quinone oxidoreductase, translated as MGEILVLYYSRGGSVARLARQIARGIGEVPGMAARLRTVPPVAAVTQTAQPPVPDDGAPYVSVQDLVECQGLLLGSPTRFGNMAAPVKHFLDGLGAEWVNGTLAGKPAGVFTSTASMHGGQESTLLSMQVPLLHHGCLIVGIPFTEPALSHTTSGGTPYGASHVAGAADDPQPTDDEAVLARALGRRVADIAQRLAR; from the coding sequence ATGGGCGAAATCCTGGTGCTGTACTACAGCCGCGGCGGTTCGGTGGCACGGCTGGCGCGCCAGATCGCGCGGGGCATCGGCGAGGTGCCGGGCATGGCTGCACGGCTGCGCACGGTGCCACCGGTGGCTGCCGTCACCCAGACCGCGCAGCCGCCGGTGCCGGACGATGGCGCGCCTTATGTAAGCGTGCAGGACCTGGTCGAGTGCCAGGGACTGCTGCTTGGCAGCCCTACCCGTTTCGGCAACATGGCCGCGCCGGTCAAGCATTTCCTCGATGGGCTGGGCGCCGAATGGGTGAACGGCACGCTGGCGGGCAAGCCGGCCGGGGTGTTCACGTCCACCGCGTCGATGCATGGCGGCCAGGAGTCGACCCTGCTGTCGATGCAGGTGCCGCTGCTGCACCACGGCTGCCTGATCGTCGGCATTCCGTTCACCGAGCCGGCACTGAGCCACACCACCAGTGGCGGCACACCGTATGGTGCCAGCCACGTAGCGGGCGCCGCCGACGACCCGCAACCCACCGACGATGAAGCGGTGCTGGCACGCGCGCTGGGGCGGCGTGTGGCCGACATCGCGCAGCGGCTGGCGCGATGA
- a CDS encoding DUF2069 domain-containing protein: protein MSSAPRTVLLLALMGLAALFAGWFINDKHWLATQLVFTAPPLALAIALRLGWRKAGFWAAVLALGWFSHGVMSAWSHPETRWLALLEIVLALLVIFSASLPGLRARFGRRR from the coding sequence ATGAGCAGCGCGCCGCGCACCGTGCTGCTGCTGGCCTTGATGGGGCTGGCGGCGCTGTTTGCCGGCTGGTTCATCAACGACAAACACTGGTTGGCCACCCAGCTGGTGTTCACTGCACCGCCGCTGGCGCTGGCCATCGCCCTGCGCCTGGGCTGGCGCAAGGCCGGTTTCTGGGCCGCGGTGCTGGCGCTGGGCTGGTTCAGCCACGGCGTAATGAGCGCCTGGAGCCATCCCGAGACCCGCTGGCTGGCACTCCTCGAAATCGTGCTGGCGCTGCTGGTGATCTTCTCGGCCAGTCTGCCCGGCCTGCGCGCCCGTTTCGGGCGGCGGCGCTGA
- the sufT gene encoding putative Fe-S cluster assembly protein SufT — protein MYSRSSEPVHFERDCEAVMVPQGDTVTLPAGSYGYITQALGGSYSVFVEGNLFRIAGKDGDAIGKEAPAPLELPDDASDEQVEQLVWQQLRTCFDPEIPVNIVELGLVYEVEIKHLDEGQREIDVKMTLTAPACGMGDILVDDVRSKLEMIPTVAEADVELVFDPPWNQHMMSEAARLETGML, from the coding sequence TATTCCCGTAGCAGCGAACCTGTCCACTTCGAACGCGATTGCGAGGCCGTGATGGTCCCGCAGGGCGACACCGTGACCCTGCCCGCCGGCAGCTATGGGTACATCACCCAGGCGCTGGGTGGCAGTTATTCGGTGTTCGTCGAGGGCAATCTGTTCCGTATCGCCGGCAAGGATGGCGATGCCATCGGCAAGGAAGCGCCTGCGCCGCTGGAGCTGCCCGACGATGCCAGCGACGAGCAGGTCGAGCAGCTGGTGTGGCAACAGCTGCGTACCTGCTTCGACCCGGAGATTCCGGTCAACATCGTCGAACTGGGGCTGGTCTACGAGGTGGAGATCAAGCACCTGGACGAAGGGCAGCGCGAGATCGACGTGAAGATGACCCTGACCGCGCCCGCGTGCGGCATGGGCGACATCCTGGTCGACGACGTGCGCAGCAAGCTTGAAATGATCCCGACGGTGGCCGAGGCCGACGTCGAGCTGGTCTTCGATCCGCCGTGGAACCAGCACATGATGTCCGAGGCCGCCCGGCTAGAAACCGGCATGCTTTGA
- a CDS encoding S8 family peptidase: protein MSQVTQPRVRRVWVVLGASVLSSLLLATPALAGDVQLSGLQSAQTHERFIVKFRDGSAPVANTTALASSLKTAAAGIASSQGRALGLQQVRKLAVGATVVRTDRALDQAESELLMRKLAADPNVEYVEVDQIMRATLTPNDTRFSEQWGFGTSNASINVRPAWDKATGTGVVVAVIDTGITNHADLNANILPGYDFISDAAMARDGGGRDSNPNDEGDWYGDNECQAGYPGSNSSWHGTHVAGTVAAVTNNSTGVAGTAFNAKVVPVRVLGKCGGYTSDIADAIVWASGGTVSGVPANANPAEVINLSLGGGGSCSTTYQNAINGAVGRGTTVVVAAGNSNTNVSSSVPANCPNVIAVAATTSAGARASFSNYGTGIDISAPGQGILSTLNSGTTTPGSASYASYNGTSMAAPHVAGVVALMQSVAPSPLSPAQVESIIKSTARPLPGACSGGCGAGIIDADAAVTAAINGTTPNPGGTVLQNNVPVTGLGAASGASLSYTVNVPAGSAQLRVAISGGSGDADLYLRQGSAPTDTVYTCRPYLSGNNETCTVNSPAAGVWHVRVKAYSTFSGVTLNAQY, encoded by the coding sequence ATGTCCCAGGTAACGCAACCGCGTGTGCGTCGTGTGTGGGTGGTCCTTGGTGCGTCCGTTCTGTCATCGCTGCTGCTGGCCACGCCTGCGCTGGCCGGTGATGTCCAGCTCAGCGGCCTGCAGTCCGCGCAGACCCACGAGCGATTCATCGTCAAGTTCCGCGACGGCAGTGCGCCGGTGGCCAATACCACCGCGCTCGCATCCTCGCTGAAGACTGCCGCTGCAGGCATCGCCAGCAGCCAGGGCCGCGCGCTGGGCCTGCAGCAGGTCCGCAAGCTCGCTGTCGGCGCCACCGTGGTCAGGACCGACCGGGCGCTGGACCAGGCCGAGTCGGAACTGCTGATGCGCAAGCTCGCCGCCGACCCGAATGTGGAATACGTGGAAGTCGATCAGATCATGCGCGCGACGCTGACCCCGAACGACACGCGCTTCAGCGAGCAGTGGGGCTTCGGTACGTCCAATGCGTCGATCAACGTGCGCCCGGCCTGGGACAAGGCCACGGGCACTGGCGTAGTCGTGGCCGTGATCGACACTGGCATCACCAACCATGCCGACCTCAACGCCAACATCCTTCCCGGCTATGACTTCATCAGTGACGCTGCGATGGCGCGCGATGGCGGTGGCCGCGACAGCAATCCCAACGACGAGGGTGACTGGTACGGCGACAACGAGTGCCAGGCCGGTTACCCGGGCTCGAACTCCAGCTGGCATGGCACTCACGTGGCAGGCACGGTCGCCGCGGTGACCAACAACAGCACTGGCGTGGCCGGTACCGCATTCAATGCCAAGGTCGTGCCGGTGCGCGTGCTCGGCAAGTGCGGCGGCTACACCTCCGACATCGCCGACGCCATCGTCTGGGCCTCCGGCGGCACGGTCAGCGGTGTACCGGCCAACGCCAATCCGGCGGAGGTCATCAACCTCTCGCTCGGCGGCGGCGGCAGCTGCTCGACCACCTACCAGAATGCCATCAACGGCGCGGTCGGCCGTGGCACCACCGTGGTGGTCGCTGCGGGCAACAGCAACACCAACGTGTCCTCGTCGGTCCCGGCGAACTGCCCGAACGTGATCGCGGTGGCGGCGACCACCTCGGCCGGTGCACGTGCCAGCTTCTCCAACTACGGCACCGGCATCGACATCTCCGCACCGGGCCAGGGCATCCTGTCCACCCTCAACAGTGGCACCACCACGCCGGGCAGTGCCAGTTACGCGTCCTACAACGGCACCTCGATGGCGGCACCGCACGTGGCTGGCGTGGTCGCGCTGATGCAGTCGGTGGCACCGAGCCCGCTCAGCCCGGCGCAGGTGGAGAGCATCATCAAGAGCACCGCGCGTCCGTTGCCGGGTGCGTGCTCGGGTGGTTGCGGCGCCGGCATCATCGACGCCGACGCTGCGGTGACCGCTGCGATCAACGGCACCACGCCCAACCCGGGTGGCACCGTGCTGCAGAACAACGTACCGGTCACCGGCCTCGGCGCGGCCAGCGGCGCATCGCTCAGCTACACCGTCAACGTCCCGGCTGGCAGCGCGCAGCTGCGCGTGGCGATCAGCGGCGGCAGCGGTGATGCCGACCTGTACCTGCGCCAGGGCAGTGCCCCGACCGACACCGTCTACACCTGCCGCCCGTACCTGAGCGGCAACAACGAGACCTGCACCGTCAACAGCCCCGCTGCCGGCGTATGGCACGTGCGGGTGAAGGCGTACAGCACCTTCTCGGGCGTGACCCTCAACGCCCAGTACTGA
- a CDS encoding asparaginase domain-containing protein, which translates to MEELLVVTTGGTIDKIYFDDKSDYQIGDPQIGMILRELGVTFRFNVIPILRKDSLHINDDDRELIRATIAAQPTRHVLVTHGTDSMVQTGKVLATIPDKTIVMTGALSPARFRGSDAEFNIGCAIGAVQSLPVGVFIAMNGRIFDPQHVRKNVAANRFESV; encoded by the coding sequence ATGGAAGAGCTCCTGGTCGTCACCACCGGTGGCACGATCGACAAGATCTATTTCGACGACAAGTCGGACTACCAGATCGGCGACCCGCAGATCGGCATGATCCTGCGCGAACTGGGGGTCACGTTCCGTTTCAACGTGATTCCGATCCTGCGCAAGGATTCGCTGCACATCAACGACGACGATCGTGAGTTGATCCGCGCGACGATCGCTGCGCAGCCCACCCGCCATGTGCTGGTGACCCACGGCACCGATTCGATGGTGCAGACCGGCAAGGTGCTGGCGACGATTCCCGACAAGACCATCGTGATGACCGGCGCACTGAGCCCGGCGCGTTTCCGTGGTTCGGACGCGGAGTTCAACATCGGCTGCGCGATCGGTGCGGTGCAGTCGCTGCCGGTGGGGGTGTTCATCGCAATGAATGGCCGGATCTTCGATCCGCAGCATGTGCGCAAGAACGTGGCGGCGAACCGGTTCGAGTCGGTTTGA
- a CDS encoding TlpA disulfide reductase family protein — MTRKTPLLLAALLALAACKPAQEPTPASSQPPAQAPTPAAPAPVEDTPAERVTAEFPTLKMKAVDGSDYDLAAHRGKWVVVNFWATWCAPCRKEMPELSALHAMRSNIEVVGLAYEDIEAPEMQSFLTKHPVTYPIVIVDPFDPPADFATPRGLPLTHLIDPQGKLAHSFLGPVTAADIEQQIAAAK, encoded by the coding sequence ATGACCCGCAAGACCCCGTTGCTGCTGGCCGCGCTGTTGGCCCTGGCCGCCTGCAAACCTGCACAGGAGCCGACCCCGGCCAGCAGCCAGCCGCCGGCACAGGCACCGACCCCGGCCGCCCCGGCGCCGGTTGAGGACACGCCCGCCGAGCGCGTCACCGCCGAGTTCCCGACGCTGAAGATGAAGGCGGTCGATGGCAGTGATTACGATCTGGCCGCGCATCGTGGCAAGTGGGTGGTGGTGAATTTCTGGGCGACCTGGTGCGCGCCTTGCCGCAAGGAAATGCCCGAGCTGTCGGCGTTGCATGCCATGCGCAGCAACATCGAAGTGGTCGGCCTGGCCTATGAGGACATCGAGGCGCCGGAGATGCAGTCGTTCCTGACCAAGCATCCGGTGACCTATCCGATCGTGATCGTCGATCCGTTTGATCCGCCGGCCGACTTCGCCACCCCACGCGGCCTGCCGCTGACCCATCTGATCGACCCGCAGGGCAAGCTGGCGCACAGCTTCCTCGGCCCGGTCACCGCCGCCGACATCGAACAGCAGATCGCGGCTGCCAAATAA
- a CDS encoding branched-chain amino acid aminotransferase, giving the protein MSQSIPSFAVTRSDHPRSAEERAQILEKPGFGLHFTDHMVEVRWDKDTGWHNANVRAYGPLQLDPAAAVLHYGQEIFEGIKAYRHADGSIWTFRPDANGRRLQRSAQRLALPELPVEIFVESLKQMIAVDSAWVPSADESSLYFRPFMIGDEAFLGVRGAHKAGYYVIASPAGPYFAKGVAPVSIWLSTEYARAAKGGTGAAKCGGNYAASLLPQQKAQAQGCSQVLFLDPVEGKYLEELGGMNVFLVYKDGTLVTPELSGSILEGITRESILQLARDRGMKVEERKVTIDEWKQGVTSGEIAEVFACGTAAVVTPIGQLKGEGFSVGDINAPAGEVTMSLRKELTDIQYGRLPDRHNWLVKLG; this is encoded by the coding sequence GTGTCCCAGTCCATTCCCAGCTTCGCCGTCACCCGTTCGGACCACCCGCGCAGCGCTGAAGAGCGCGCCCAGATCCTGGAAAAGCCGGGCTTCGGCCTGCACTTCACCGACCACATGGTGGAAGTGCGTTGGGACAAGGACACTGGCTGGCACAACGCCAACGTGCGTGCCTATGGTCCGCTGCAGCTGGACCCGGCCGCGGCCGTGCTGCACTACGGCCAGGAGATCTTCGAAGGCATCAAGGCCTACCGCCATGCCGACGGCTCGATCTGGACCTTCCGCCCCGATGCCAACGGCCGTCGCCTGCAGCGTTCGGCGCAGCGCCTGGCGCTGCCGGAACTGCCGGTGGAGATCTTCGTCGAATCGCTGAAGCAGATGATTGCCGTCGACAGTGCCTGGGTGCCGTCGGCCGACGAGTCGAGCCTGTACTTCCGTCCGTTCATGATCGGCGACGAAGCGTTCCTCGGCGTGCGCGGCGCGCACAAGGCCGGTTACTACGTGATCGCCAGCCCGGCCGGCCCGTACTTCGCCAAGGGCGTCGCCCCGGTCTCGATCTGGCTGTCCACCGAATACGCGCGTGCGGCCAAGGGCGGCACTGGCGCCGCCAAGTGCGGTGGCAACTACGCCGCGTCGCTGCTGCCGCAGCAGAAGGCGCAGGCACAGGGCTGCTCGCAGGTGTTGTTCCTGGATCCGGTTGAAGGCAAGTACCTGGAAGAGCTGGGCGGCATGAATGTCTTCCTGGTCTACAAGGACGGCACCCTGGTGACCCCGGAACTGTCCGGCAGCATCCTGGAAGGCATCACCCGCGAGAGCATCCTGCAGCTGGCCCGCGACCGTGGCATGAAGGTCGAAGAGCGCAAGGTCACCATCGATGAGTGGAAGCAGGGCGTGACCTCCGGTGAGATCGCCGAAGTGTTCGCCTGCGGTACCGCGGCGGTGGTCACCCCGATCGGCCAGCTGAAGGGCGAAGGCTTCTCGGTGGGCGACATCAACGCACCGGCCGGCGAAGTGACCATGTCGCTGCGCAAGGAACTGACCGACATCCAGTACGGCCGCCTGCCGGACCGCCACAACTGGCTGGTCAAGCTGGGCTGA
- a CDS encoding YihY family inner membrane protein has translation MEPLDTLNLWMERARDRARAASFGRFLWRRFLDDRLFQAAAALAYTTVFALVPLAIVVFGVLSAFPVFDRWSDQLSDYVFSNFVPNAARAAEGYLRQFSASAGQLTAAGFIALVISLLITLNSVEETFNQIWRVGSSRPRLTRFLVYWTVLTLGAMLAAASLAVSARVFAMPLFGTQEGRWLADLALRLAPILIEFVCITLMFRVVPHHTVKWRHAIPGAILAAVILELVKWGIGAYLGSFQSYQKLYGTVAFVPILLLWIYLCWVAVLLGASLASSMAAFRYQPIELRLPQGYEFYGLLRLLGRFQHARAKGKGLADDEILRLEPMLTDSLLQDLACNLEGIGLLRRDERGEWLLARDLDQVSLGDLYECTQLRIPVAEQHLPYRDDGLGKAALAALDELRLPLRERLKRRVSDIYPDSGDTP, from the coding sequence ATGGAACCTTTGGATACGCTCAATTTGTGGATGGAGCGCGCGCGGGATCGCGCACGCGCCGCCAGCTTCGGCCGCTTCCTGTGGCGCCGCTTCCTCGACGACCGCCTGTTCCAGGCGGCCGCCGCGCTGGCCTACACCACGGTGTTCGCGCTGGTGCCGTTGGCGATCGTGGTGTTCGGCGTGCTCTCGGCCTTCCCGGTGTTCGATCGCTGGAGCGACCAGCTCAGCGACTACGTCTTCTCCAACTTCGTGCCCAACGCCGCGCGCGCCGCCGAGGGTTACCTGCGGCAGTTCTCGGCCAGTGCCGGCCAGCTCACCGCCGCCGGCTTCATCGCCCTGGTCATCTCGCTGCTGATCACCCTCAACAGTGTTGAAGAGACCTTCAACCAGATCTGGCGAGTCGGTAGCAGCCGGCCGCGGCTGACCCGCTTCCTGGTCTACTGGACGGTGCTGACCCTCGGCGCGATGCTCGCCGCTGCGTCGCTGGCCGTGTCGGCGAGGGTATTCGCGATGCCGCTGTTCGGCACGCAGGAGGGACGCTGGCTGGCCGATCTTGCACTGCGGCTGGCGCCGATCCTGATCGAATTCGTGTGCATCACCCTGATGTTCCGGGTAGTGCCACACCACACCGTGAAGTGGCGCCACGCGATTCCAGGCGCGATTCTCGCTGCGGTGATCCTCGAGCTGGTGAAGTGGGGCATCGGCGCCTACCTGGGCAGCTTCCAGTCCTATCAGAAGCTGTATGGCACCGTGGCCTTCGTCCCGATCCTGCTGCTGTGGATCTACCTGTGCTGGGTGGCCGTGCTGTTGGGCGCGTCGCTGGCGTCGTCGATGGCGGCCTTCCGCTACCAGCCGATAGAACTGCGCCTGCCGCAGGGCTACGAGTTCTATGGCCTGCTGCGTTTGCTCGGGCGCTTCCAGCACGCACGCGCCAAGGGCAAGGGGCTGGCCGACGACGAGATCCTGCGGCTGGAGCCGATGCTGACCGACTCGCTGCTGCAGGACCTGGCCTGCAACCTGGAGGGCATCGGCCTGCTGCGCCGCGATGAGCGCGGCGAGTGGCTGCTGGCCCGTGACCTGGACCAGGTCAGCCTGGGCGATCTGTACGAATGTACACAGCTGCGCATTCCAGTGGCCGAACAGCACCTGCCTTACCGCGATGACGGCCTGGGCAAGGCCGCACTGGCTGCGCTGGACGAGTTGCGCCTGCCGCTGCGTGAACGCCTCAAGCGTCGCGTCAGCGACATCTACCCTGATTCTGGAGACACTCCATGA